Proteins encoded in a region of the Diabrotica virgifera virgifera chromosome 4, PGI_DIABVI_V3a genome:
- the LOC126882892 gene encoding uncharacterized protein LOC126882892, which translates to MSLIADLIVKIASILGLIPNNYNDEKIREGLMKCNKAIKNIRDSMRYAKTMGEKQHLEAQMRQVKTLRNQLKVEQKKGAGLTPTKETAKHRVQWDDSLSAFNSRIRTGVISNLKHKDPGSFLVDCKALFKRRIQNALKKEAAVKVNIAFGGEFEIAQGDKMINETKYFTTSNSAIYRDTNLDEWFEKKVVEPISRDLEEFQERDSGWALKAVVNLGVNINKFTPQLGSSYIELPPQIKRKKACVNVKNDDEACFAWAIVSALYPATKDAQRVFKYPHYSDVLKLKGIQFPMTIKQIPNFEKQNNISINAYNLKKEKKNYTTLPILLTKNRKDKHINLLLIQDNYDEPPTQYHYVWIKNLSRLLSKQLSTEDGTKYFCDACLHYFRSQEQLNAHKTCCKGRSDVICDRCLQPFSSSKQLEAHTTDCVRINETAIKLPDESRKMLRFKNYRNKIKAPFAVYADLESALKRTGDPKKYQEHIPVAVGYFFKCSYDDTLSFYNSYRGKDCMKWFADELNQLAENVSTVFMCPYDINMTSQQERDFHAATHCHICEQRFSPSDKKVRDHDHMIPEHNYRGAAHEGCNINYKDAHTIPVIFHNLSGYDAHFIVNDIATHIKGPVDLLPITKEKYISFTKHIDHARIKFRFIDSFRFMASSLDKLSSYLTEYPNLNSQFLSLSEENFNLLTKKGIMPYDYIDSFQKFNETCLPPQEAFYNKLEDKPCPRRHYRRAQDVWSSFSCSNLGDYIDLYMKTDILLLADVFEQFRSSCLKTYNLDPAHYFTLPGFTWDAMLKHTKQELELLTDPDMFLFVERGIRGGLSQVCSKRRVHANNKYMESYDPSKPDSYLMYFDVNNQYGWAMSQFLPYGGFEWVDANIDVLSTPDDASEGYFLEVDLEYPQHIHDRHKDLPFCPQSLNPKTMLPPKRPREQTKLMATLHDKERYVIHYRTLKQALAHGLVLKKIHRVLKFKQSPWLKSYIDLNTNLRKAAKNEFEKNLFKLMNNAVFGKTMENVRKRVDIKLLTEWEGRYGAEARISSPLFKNATIFNENLVAVEMHRAEIWLDKPIYVGMSILDLAKTTIYDFHYGYLDRRFGENFTTCYTDTDCEIVEIREKDPYEAVKTDCHKYFDTSDYPKDNMYGIPQVNKKVLGLMKDENNGCIMTDYIGLRSKLYTTKVAITDNDIMKLRGKLIDQEYEDDEIEILIKNYGVTKKAKGVKKSVVKTKITFEDYVECLDTFTTKTASQNLIRSDKHHVYTITQSKIALSPTDDKRYHLPESYDTLPWGHYLVDNLKMDVD; encoded by the coding sequence atgTCTTTAATTGCTGATTTAATTGTTAAAATCGCATCCATCTTGGGATTAATCCCAAACAATTATAATGATGAAAAGATACGAGAAGGCCTCATGAAATGTAATAAGGCAATCAAAAATATCAGGGACTCTATGAGATATGCTAAGACAATGGGGGAGAAACAGCATTTGGAAGCCCAGATGCGGCAAGTGAAAACGCTACGAAATCAGTTAAAGGTCGAACAAAAGAAGGGGGCGGGACTGACACCTACAAAGGAGACTGCAAAGCATAGGGTACAATGGGATGACTCTTTATCTGCGTTCAACTCACGAATTCGGACTGGGGTCATCTCAAACCTTAAACACAAGGACCCTGGCAGTTTTCTAGTGGATTGCAAAGCCCTGTTCAAGCGGCGAATTCAGAACGCACTAAAGAAAGAGGCGGCCGTTAAGGTGAATATAGCATTTGGTGGAGAATTCGAGATTGCTCAAGGCGATAAGATGATCAATGAAACGAAGTACTTTACTACTTCAAACTCAGCCATATATCGGGACACGAATCTTGATGAATGGTTCGAGAAAAAAGTAGTGGAGCCCATCAGCCGAGACTTGGAAGAATTCCAAGAACGTGATTCCGGATGGGCTCTAAAGGCAGTTGTTAACCTGGGggtgaatataaacaaatttacaCCGCAACTTGGCTCCTCCTACATTGAACTTCCTCCTCAGATTAAGAGAAAAAAAGCATGCGTAAATGTCAAAAATGATGATGAGGCATGCTTTGCATGGGCAATTGTATCGGCGTTATATCCTGCTACCAAAGATGCTCAAAGAGTTTTCAAATATCCACACTATTCTGATGTATTGAAATTAAAAGGTATTCAGTTTCCAATGACCATCAAACAAATTCCTAACTttgaaaaacaaaacaatatatcCATTAACGCATATAATTtgaaaaaggagaagaagaactATACGACCCTCCCAATCTTGCTAACAAAGAACAGAAAGGATAAACATATAAATCTTCTTCTGATTCAAGATAATTATGACGAGCCGCCTACTCAGTACCATTACGTTTGGATTAAAAATTTATCCCGCCTCCTTTCCAAGCAGCTTAGCACCGAAGATGGAACAAAATATTTCTGTGATGCCTGCCTGCATTACTTTCGATCACAGGAACAGTTAAATGCTCATAAGACATGCTGCAAAGGTCGATCAGATGTTATCTGTGATAGGTGCTTACAACCGTTTTCATCATCAAAACAGCTTGAAGCGCACACCACCGATTGCGTAAGAATTAATGAAACAGCCATCAAACTGCCAGACGAGAGTAGAAAAATGCTAAGATTTAAGAATTATAGGAATAAGATTAAAGCCCCCTTCGCCGTATATGCAGATCTCGAAAGTGCATTGAAACGTACGGGAGATCCTAAGAAGTATCAGGAACATATTCCTGTAGCAGTTGGGTATTTCTTCAAATGCTCATATGATGATACTCTCTCTTTTTATAACTCTTATCGAGGAAAGGACTGCATGAAATGGTTTGCAGATGAACTTAATCAGCTTGCTGAGAATGTATCTACAGTGTTTATGTGCCCCTATGATATAAATATGACATCTCAGCAGGAAAGAGATTTTCATGCTGCCACTCATTGTCATATCTGCGAGCAGCGCTTCTCCCCCAGTGATAAGAAAGTCCGAGACCACGATCACATGATTCCTGAACATAACTACAGAGGGGCGGCCCACGAAGGGTGTAACATTAATTACAAAGATGCTCACACTATCCCAGTGATATTTCATAACCTTAGCGGGTATGACGCGCACTTCATTGTTAACGATATTGCTACGCATATCAAAGGTCCAGTAGATCTTCTTCCTATTACTAAGGAGAAATATATCTCTTTTACGAAACATATCGATCATGCTCGAATTAAATTCCGTTTTatcgatagttttcgatttatggCTTCTTCTCTCGATAAGCTCTCTTCGTATTTGACAGAATATCCTAATCTCAACTCTCAATTTTTATCACTATCTGAGGAGAATTTCAATCTTCTAACTAAGAAAGGTATTATGCCATATGATTATATCGATTCATTCCAAAAATTCAATGAAACATGTCTACCGCCCCAGGAAGCATTTTACAATAAACTTGAGGATAAACCATGTCCTCGTCGGCATTATCGTAGAGCCCAAGATGTCTGGTCTTCATTCTCCTGCTCCAATCTCGGGGATTATATCGATTTATACATGAAAACGGATATTCTCCTTCTTGCGGACGTCTTTGAGCAATTTCGATCCAGTTGTCTTAAAACATATAATCTTGACCCAGCTCATTACTTTACTCTTCCCGGCTTCACATGGGATGCAATGCTTAAGCATACAAAACAGGAACTGGAGCTTTTAACAGATCCAGATATGTTTTTGTTTGTGGAGCGTGGTATTCGTGGTGGTTTGAGTCAAGTATGCTCGAAACGTCGCGTCCACGCTAATAACAAGTATATGGAATCTTACGATCCATCAAAGCCCGACTCCTATCTCATGTATTTCGACGTTAATAATCAATATGGCTGGGCAATGTCGCAATTCCTTCCGTATGGAGGGTTCGAGTGGGTTGATGCTAACATCGATGTTCTGTCCACACCTGACGATGCTTCTGAAGGGTACTTCCTCGAGGTCGATCTGGAGTACCCCCAACATATTCACGATCGTCATAAGGATCTTCCGTTTTGCCCCCAATCATTGAACCCTAAAACTATGCTTCCTCCTAAACGACCGCGAGAGCAAACCAAATTAATGGCTACCCTTCATGATAAAGAAAGATACGTAATTCATTACAGAACTTTGAAGCAAGCGCTAGCACACGGATTGGTGCTCAAAAAGATTCACCGAGTCCTAAAATTTAAGCAGAGTCCTTGGTTAAAATCATACATTGACTTGAATACAAATCTCCGAAAGGCAGCGAAAAatgaatttgagaaaaatctctTCAAGCTGATGAACAACGCTGTGTTCGGCAAGACCATGGAGAATGTGCGCAAGCGCGTTGACATTAAATTGCTTACTGAATGGGAGGGTCGTTACGGAGCAGAAGCTAGAATAAGTAGTCCCCTATTTAAGAATGCTACTATTTTTAATGAAAACTTGGTAGCTGTCGAGATGCATAGAGCGGAAATATGGTTGGATAAACCAATATACGTGGGCATGAGTATATTGGATTTGGCTAAAACCACGATCTATGATTTTCACTATGGGTATTTAGATAGAAGGTTTGGTGAGAACTTTACGACCTGCTATACAGATACCGATTGTGAGATCGTAGAGATACGGGAAAAAGATCCCTATGAAGCTGTGAAAACAGACTGCCACAAGTATTTCGATACATCTGACTATCCTAAAGACAATATGTATGGCATCCCCCAggttaataaaaaagtacttgGACTGATGAAGGATGAGAATAATGGATGCATTATGACAGACTACATAGGGCTCAGATCTAAATTATATACAACAAAAGTAGCTATCACAGATAATGATATAATGAAACTGAGGGGAAAGTTAATAGATCAGGAGTATGAGGACGATGAGATTGAAATACTTATTAAAAATTATGGTGTGACAAAGAAGGCGAAGGGGGTTAAAAAATCTGTTGTAAAGACTAAAATTACCTTCGAAGACTATGTCGAGTGTTTGGATACCTTTACAACTAAGACAGCCTCGCAGAATCTTATACGCTCTGATAAACACCACGTATATACAATTACACAAAGCAAGATTGCTCTTAGTCCCACTGACGATAAACGATATCACCTTCCGGAGTCTTATGATACGCTACCGTGGGGACACTATCTAGTTGATAATCTTAAGATGGATGTTGATTAG